In a single window of the Raphanus sativus cultivar WK10039 chromosome 9, ASM80110v3, whole genome shotgun sequence genome:
- the LOC130499455 gene encoding uncharacterized protein LOC130499455, with the protein MLSGWTTHGRLACPYCNGATDAFQLKNGRKTSWFDCHRRFLPIGHPYRRNKTLFRHKRVVRDTPPPYLTGEETEKQLDYYGALETVPRGGNWHVPPNMPDSYGVHHNWHKKSIFWELPYWKDLLLRHNLDVMHIEKNFFENIMNTILNVPGKTKDNIKSRLDLPDICSRSELHINSNGQVPVPIFRLSSEKKSVLFNWVASEVKFPDGYVSNLSRCVEKGQKFSGMKSHDCHVFMQRLLPFAFAELLPTNVHEALAGIGAFFRDLSTRTLKVEVVEQLQENIPILLCNLEKIFPPGFFDVMEHLAVHLPYEALLRGPVHYGWMYQYERAMKYLKGKAKNLAKVEGSIIAGSLTEETSHFTSYYFASKVRTRKRAPRRYDDGGVAPTYAVAGVPDIFSQIGRLGGKSKEVWWSSEEDAHSAHTYILLNCEDPLIRYFERYNKFEPFILASQADQVSYLPYPRMRESGINWLSVIKVTPRGRIISGEEPPLQEEQINEVEEPEQQIDDILLIDPHNHEYEDLTDDGTDEAVEDEFNENDDVSSDDENVSD; encoded by the exons atgttgtcgggatggactacacatgggagattagcttgtccatattgtaatggagcgacagatgcgtttcaactgaagaatgggaggaagacaagttggttcgattgtcatcgtagatttcttcccattggccatccgtaccgaagaaacaagacattgtttaggcacaaaagggttgtgagagacactcctcctccatatttaactggagaagaaactgaaaagcaactcgattactatggagctttggaaacagttcctcgtggtggtaattggcatgttccccctaatatgcctgattcttacggtgttcatcacaactggcacaagaagagtatattttgggagttgccatattggaaggatcttcttctgcgccacaaccttgatgtgatgcatatagagaagaatttctttgagaacatcatgaatacaatattgaatgtcccggggaagacaaaagacaacataaaatcaaggttagacttgccggatatttgctcaagaagcgagttacatataaacagcaatgggcaagttcctgttccgatattcagattgtcttcagaaaaaaagtcggtgttgttcaactgggtagcatcagaagtgaaattccctgatgggtatgtttcaaatctgtctagatgcgttgaaaagggtcaaaagttctctgggatgaagagtcatgactgtcatgtctttatgcaacgactacttccctttgcttttgcggagctacttcctacaaacgtacatgaagcacttgcag gcattggagcatttttcagggatctgagcacccgcacccttaaagtagaagtcgtggaacagcttcaagagaacattcccatcttattgtgcaacttggagaagatatttcctcctgggttttttgacgtaatggagcatctagctgtccaccttccatatgaggcattgcttcgtggacctgtacattacggatggatgtatcagtatgagcgagccatgaaatatttgaagggaaaagcaaagaaccttgcaaaggttgaaggttctataattgctggaagtttgacggaagaaacttctcacttcacatcgtactactttgcgtcaaaagtacgtactcggaaaagagctccaaggagatatgatgatggtggtgtcgcgccaacatacgcagttgctggtgttccagacatctttagccagattgggcgactgggtggaaaatcaaaagaggtttggtggtcgagtgaagaagacgctcatagtgcacacacctatattctacttaattgtgaggatccattgattcgttattttgaaag gtacaacaaattcgagcctttcatcttagcttcacaagcagatcaagttagctaccttccataccctcggatgagagaatcgggaataaattggttatccgtgatcaaagttacacctcgaggacgaatcataagtggagaagaaccaccattgcaagaagaacagataaatgaagtcgaggaacctgaacaacaaattgatgacattcttctcattgatccgcataatcatgagtatgaagatcttaccgacgatggcacagatgaagctgttgaagacgagtttaatgaaaatgatgatgtttctagtgatgacgaaaatgtatccgattga